A stretch of the Papaver somniferum cultivar HN1 chromosome 6, ASM357369v1, whole genome shotgun sequence genome encodes the following:
- the LOC113289072 gene encoding F-box/kelch-repeat protein At1g57790-like: protein MFYFKAKLYVMCLCLELLEITIQYGTISINELITKNEDKLFKSERVGGSFDHRSHSYYMESFGEVFRIDRYFIERGDYAHSITKIIVSKLDFSSLTWEEVKILKDYVFFISYFSDTQLSCLASDLGLSKGCVYFTLKCDLSLYKYDLEDESILLSLPCLDIPTPWMSPRWLLIPTTSRVDDSRTTTDLMLGEDEDIEKVIKATDSRTGTIDKDEAKKDTEQARLLIKLDDDIVWAVSDFLHTLDYVHLRAVSKKYRSVIDLRRYSSTRTVQTTDISPWLISPKYDQSIFNFINPMHDNENYLFNIPELLKGSRIRFSKGGWLLMSKCETLFFYNPFTKSTVRLPDLPNVNGFSYTGISFSSLPTASDCLVFAIDKELFRDQVGVFFIKRGDKEWSYDLYTNIYLPEKKNLDFELTLNNPVFYRGRFYCLDHNGTLGVLLGVFKYEHPDISWEILSMKAPPNCGFIYNSFLVECEGQLISVLLGRLGNWVRIFRLNETKMVWSEVKHLGRHMLFLSSTSCISAIAPTSQMENKVYFPRLHNEGILYYSLDTGMYHSLGSRHSAKDYRGSNEKLHCSWIEPNWSEISDDHLDWLNI from the exons ATGTTTTATTTTAAAGCCAAGTTATATGTAATGTGTTTGTGCTTGGAACTCTTGGAGATAACAATACAATATGGTACAATCAGTATAAATGAGTTGATTACCAAGAATGAAGATAAATTATTTAAGTCAGAAAGAGTAGGTGGAAGTTTCGATCATCGTAGTCACTCATATTATATGGAGTCTTTTGGTGAAGTTTTTAGAATCGACAGGTATTTCATTGAAAGAGGTGATTATGCGCACTCTATAACCAAAATAATTGTATCAAAATTGGATTTCTCTTCATTGACTTGGGAGGAAGTGAAAATTTTGAAGGACTATGTCTTCTTCATAAGCTACTTTAGTGATACGCAACTGTCTTGCTTGGCATCAGACTTGGGTTTATCAAAAGGTTGTGTGTATTTTACACTAAAATGTGACCTGAGCTTGTACAAGTATGACCTGGAGGATGAAAGCATTTTACTTTCTTTACCGTGTCttgatataccaacaccatggatgTCGCCCAGATGGCTGTTGATTCCTACAACTTCCAG GGTTGATGATAGTAGAACAACAACAGACCTTATGCTAGGAGAGGATGAAGACATAGAAAAAGTTATAAAGGCAACAGACAGCAGAACTGGTACTATAGATAAGGATGAGGCTAAAAAGGATACTGAACAAGCAAGACTACTTATCAAGCTTGATGATGATATAGTGTGGGCCGTGTCAGATTTTCTTCATACACTGGATTATGTGCATTTGCGTGCAGTTAGTAAAAAATATCGATCAGTAATAGATCTGAGAAGATACTCTTCTACTAGGACTGTACAGACCACAGATATATCTCCATGGCTAATTTCCCCCAAGTATGATCAATCCATTTTCAATTTCATAAACCCAATGCATGATAATGAGAACTACCTCTTCAACATCCCTGAGTTGCTGAAAGGTTCTAGAATTCGGTTCTCGAAAGGTGGATGGTTGCTCATGTCGAAATGCGAGACTTTGTTCTTCTACAATCCATTCACGAAATCTACTGTCAGACTTCCGGACTTGCCAAATGTTAATGGTTTTAGCTACACAGGTATTTCGTTCTCGTCCTTACCGACTGCTTCAGATTGTTTAGTATTTGCCATCGACAAAGAATTATTCAGGGATCAAGTTGGTGTCTTCTTCATTAAAAGGGGAGATAAAGAGTGGTCATATGATCTCTACACGAATATTTACTTGCCCgaaaagaaaaacctagattttgAGCTAACTCTCAACAATCCAGTATTCTACCGCGGAAGATTCTATTGCTTAGACCACAATGGAACATTGGGAGTATTATTGGGAGTATTTAAATACGAACACCCAGACATTAGTTGGGAAATTCTATCCATGAAAGCCCCGCCTAATTGTGGATTTATCTACAATAGTTTTTTGGTGGAGTGTGAAGGACAACTTATTTCGGTGTTACTAGGTCGTTTAGGAAATTGGGTTCGTATTTTCAGATTGAACGAAACCAAAATGGTTTGGTCTGAAGTTAAACATTTGGGGCGACATATGTTGTTTCTCAGCAGTACATCTTGTATCTCAGCAATTGCTCCGACAAGTCAAATGGAGAACAAAGTCTACTTTCCGAGGTTGCATAATGAAGGAATTTTGTATTATTCTCTTGATACCGGTATGTATCACTCTCTTGGTAGTAGACATTCTGCTAAAGATTATCGTGGTTCGAACGAGAAATTACACTGCAGTTGGATCGAACCCAATTGGTCAGAGATCTCAGATGACCATCTTGATTGGCTTAACATCTAG
- the LOC113289073 gene encoding probable xyloglucan endotransglucosylase/hydrolase protein 23, with protein sequence MATSSLVVVQLLMVSLLASTFVLSSAAGRTFDKDFDITWGDGRGKILNNGQLLSLSLDQASGSGFQSKDEYLFGKIDMQLKLVSGNSAGTVTAYYLSSQGPTHDEIDFEFLGNLSGDPYTLHTNVFSQGKGNKEQQFHLWFDPTADFHKYSILWNPQRIVFSVDDTPIREFKNSESIGVPFPKNQPMRIYSSLWNADDWATKGGLVKTDWTNAPFTASYQNFNAEACVPSSGDSSCTSGSPSSNKNAWLTQELDSTNQGKMKWVQKNYMIYDYCKDTKRFPEGMPVECATSNLS encoded by the exons ATGGCTACTTCTAGTTTAGTAGTAGTACAACTACTAATGGTCTCTTTATTAGCAAGCACTTTTGTGTTAAGCTCTGCTGCTGGCCGGACTTTCGACAAAGATTTTGATATCACTTGGGGTGATGGTCGTGGTAAGATACTCAACAATGGACAACTTCTTAGTCTGTCTCTAGATCAAGCCTCTGGTTCTGGTTTCCAATCCAAAGACGAGTATCTGTTTGGTAAGATTGATATGCAGCTTAAGCTTGTCTCTGGCAACTCAGCTGGCACCGTCACTGCCTACTAT TTGTCGTCGCAAGGGCCAACACACGATGAAATCGACTTTGAATTCTTGGGGAATTTGAGTGGAGATCCTTACACTCTTCACACAAATGTGTTCAGTCAAGGGAAAGGAAACAAAGAGCAACAGTTCCATCTCTGGTTCGACCCAACTGCCGACTTCCACAAATACTCCATTCTTTGGAATCCCCAACGCATTGT CTTTTCAGTGGATGATACTCCAATTAGAGAATTCAAGAACTCCGAATCCATCGGCGTTCCTTTCCCAAAGAACCAACCGATGAGAATCTACTCTAGCCTGTGGAATGCTGACGATTGGGCTACAAAAGGTGGTCTCGTCAAGACCGACTGGACCAATGCACCTTTCACCGCCTCGTATCAGAACTTTAATGCTGAGGCCTGTGTTCCATCTTCAGGTGATTCTTCTTGTACCAGTGGTAGTCCTTCATCCAACAAGAACGCGTGGCTTACTCAAGAATTGGATTCAACAAACCAAGGGAAAATGAAATGGGTTCAGAAGAATTATATGATCTATGACTACTGTAAGGACACGAAAAGATTCCCAGAAGGCATGCCTGTAGAATGTGCCACCAGCAATCTTTCCTAG
- the LOC113289074 gene encoding probable xyloglucan endotransglucosylase/hydrolase protein 23, whose protein sequence is MGSVSKLYLLVSLMACSIVLASAAGNFYRDMDITWGDGRGKILDNGQLLTLSLDKPSGSGFQSKNEYLFGKIDMQIKLVPGNSAGTVTAYYLSSQGPTHDEIDFEFLGNLSGDPYTLHTNVFSQGKGNREQQFHLWFDPTADFHTYSILWNPQRIIFSVDGTPIREFKNSESIGVPFPKNQPMRIYSSLWNADDWATRGGLVKTDWSHAPFTASYRNFNANACVATPSTASSCAAKSKASGNNAWFSQELDSTNQKRMRWVQKNYMIYNYCTDKKRFSQGMPPECATANLS, encoded by the exons ATGGGTTCAGTTTCAAAATTATACTTGTTGGTTTCTCTAATGGCGTGTTCCATCGTACTTGCATCTGCTGCTGGTAATTTCTACCGCGATATGGATATCACTTGGGGTGATGGTCGTGGTAAGATACTCGATAACGGACAACTTCTTACTCTCTCACTTGATAAACCCTCGGGTTCTGGTTTTCAATCCAAGAACGAATACCTATTTGGCAAGATTGATATGCAAATTAAACTTGTACCCGGAAACTCTGCCGGTACTGTCACTGCCTACTAT TTGTCTTCCCAAGGGCCAACACACGATGAAATCGACTTTGAGTTCTTAGGTAATCTTAGCGGAGACCCTTACACTCTACACACCAATGTGTTCAGCCAAGGAAAGGGGAACAGAGAGCAACAGTTCCATCTCTGGTTCGACCCAACTGCCGATTTTCACACTTACTCTATCCTTTGGAATCCCCAACGTATTAT CTTCTCAGTAGATGGTACTCCAATTAGAGAATTCAAGAACTCAGAATCCATTGGCGTTCCCTTCCCAAAGAACCAACCCATGAGGATTTACTCCAGTCTATGGAACGCAGACGACTGGGCCACAAGGGGAGGTCTTGTAAAAACTGATTGGTCCCATGCTCCCTTCACCGCATCCTACCGCAACTTCAACGCCAACGCATGTGTTGCAACTCCATCAACTGCCTCTTCTTGTGCCGCAAAATCTAAAGCCTCCGGTAATAATGCATGGTTTTCACAGGAATTGGACTCAACGAACCAAAAGAGGATGAGATGGGTACAAAAGAATTACATGATTTACAACTATTGTACCGACAAAAAACGTTTTTCACAGGGCATGCCCCCGGAATGTGCTACTGCCAATCTCTCCTAG